The Jiangella sp. DSM 45060 genome contains the following window.
GCGGGGAGGGGCCGGGTTGAGCAGCGGTCTGGGCATACCGTCGGTGGACGGCGCACTCGAAGCGTCCATCAGCGCCGCCCTCGACGACGTCGAGGCGCGGCTGCTGGCGGCGGTGAAGACCGACGACGCCATGCTCAGCGAGAGCTCGCGGCACCTCGCGCAGGCCGGTGGCAAGCGGTTCCGGCCCATGCTCACGCTGCTGGCGGCCGGCTTCGGCGACATCGACGCCCCGAAGGTCGTGCCGGCCGCCGTCGTGGTCGAACTGACCCACGTCGGCACGCTCTATCACGACGACGTCATGGACGAAGCGCAGCTGCGGCGCGGCGCCGAGAGCGCCAACGCGCGCTGGGGCAACAGCGTCGCCATCCTCACCGGCGACTACCTGTTCGCCTGCGCCTCCGACCTCCTGGCCGACCTCGGGCCCGAGTCGGTACGCATCCAGGCGCGCACGTTCCAGCGCCTGGTGCACGGCCAGCTGCACGAGACGCTCGGCCCGCGCGACGGCGAAGACCCCGTCGCGCACTATCTCTCCGTGCTGTCCGACAAGACGGCCTCCCTCATCGCCGCGTCCACCCGGCTGGGCGCACTGCACGCCGGCGTCGACCCGTCGCAGGTCGAGGTGCTGGGCCAGTTCGGCGAGCGCATCGGCATGGCGTTCCAGCTCGCCGACGATCTCCTCGACATCGCCGGCTCCGAGCGGCTGTCCGGCAAGACGCCCGGCACCGACCTCCGCGAGGGCGTCGCCACGCTGCCCGTTCTCTACGCCCGCCGGGCCGCCCGGCCGGGTGACGAGCGGCTGCTGTCGCTGATCTCGGGCCCCGTGGTCGACGACGCCGACCACGCGGAGGCGCTCGAGCTGCTGCGGGCCCACCCCGCCATGGCCGAGGCGTCCGCCGACGTCCGCCGCTGGGCCGACGACGCCCGGGCGTCGCTGGCGGCGCTGCCGGACCTTCCGGCCCGCGCCGCCCTGCACGCCCTCTGCGACACCGTCGTCACCCGGATGTCCTAGGCGGTCCTCGCCAGCACCCCTGCCGGTGGCGGCGGGATGCGCTGGATGCGGCACACGTACCCGCCCGTCGCCGGCATCCAGCCGCCGAGGCGTTCGAAGCCGAGCCGCCGCAGCGTCACGTCCCAGCCGCGGGTACCGACGGTGCCGTAGGGGAGCGGGCGGTTGGTGATGGTGTGGCCGTCCTGGTCGGTGATGACGATCTCGTCCAGCAGCCGTGCCGGCGGGCGGCTCCACAACAGCCACCCTGTGTAGGTCTCGTCGCGCATGTGATGACTTTAGGTGGCACTGTAGACCTTTGTATAGCTCAGCGTCTTTGTGCAGGTCAGCAGAGCTTCTATCGTGGAGCGCATGGGTGACGTACCGGAGTTCCGGCCGCAGGGCCACGAACTGCTCTACGTCGCCATCGCCGACCACGTCGCCGCCCGCATCGACGCCGGCGAGCTCCAGCCCGGCGCGCGGCTCACGCCCGAGCGCGAACTCGCCGTCGAGTACGGCGTCGCCTACCTCACCGTGCGGCGGGCCATGGTGGAGCTGCGCGAGCGTGGCCGCATCCTCACCGTCCACGGCAAGGGCACCTTCGTCGCCCCCGACCAGCCCACCACTGACGACGCCTGACCATGATCATCCAGGATTCGTGGGGCCATCACCCGCTGAAT
Protein-coding sequences here:
- a CDS encoding polyprenyl synthetase family protein, with translation MSSGLGIPSVDGALEASISAALDDVEARLLAAVKTDDAMLSESSRHLAQAGGKRFRPMLTLLAAGFGDIDAPKVVPAAVVVELTHVGTLYHDDVMDEAQLRRGAESANARWGNSVAILTGDYLFACASDLLADLGPESVRIQARTFQRLVHGQLHETLGPRDGEDPVAHYLSVLSDKTASLIAASTRLGALHAGVDPSQVEVLGQFGERIGMAFQLADDLLDIAGSERLSGKTPGTDLREGVATLPVLYARRAARPGDERLLSLISGPVVDDADHAEALELLRAHPAMAEASADVRRWADDARASLAALPDLPARAALHALCDTVVTRMS
- a CDS encoding winged helix-turn-helix domain-containing protein, coding for MGDVPEFRPQGHELLYVAIADHVAARIDAGELQPGARLTPERELAVEYGVAYLTVRRAMVELRERGRILTVHGKGTFVAPDQPTTDDA